A genomic window from Candidatus Cybelea sp. includes:
- the tatC gene encoding twin-arginine translocase subunit TatC yields the protein MPLLAERGADEAPWDQKEMPITEHLRELRNRLLIAIATVGAIAVVLFWPSQYVIRWMMREYFGGLQLHAFGPADVIFTEFKFSIVGGIVLGLPLLLQQLWLFVVPAIHPRTRRMVYAFIIPSLLLALLGLAFAHFVVIPRVVAALLHITDAVATPTFGVASTLNFVIVLLALFAIIFQTPIVLIGLARLGIVSAATLKHYRRHALFGFFVAGGLAAPDGNPLTMALLALPMYVLYELSIWIIVPLERRWKTA from the coding sequence TTGCCGCTCTTGGCCGAACGCGGCGCTGACGAAGCGCCGTGGGACCAAAAAGAGATGCCGATCACGGAGCACCTGCGGGAGCTCCGTAATCGTCTCTTGATCGCGATCGCCACCGTCGGCGCGATCGCGGTAGTGCTCTTCTGGCCGTCGCAGTACGTGATCCGCTGGATGATGCGCGAGTATTTCGGCGGGCTGCAGCTTCACGCGTTCGGCCCGGCGGACGTCATCTTCACCGAGTTCAAGTTCTCGATCGTCGGCGGAATCGTCCTCGGCCTTCCGTTGCTGCTGCAGCAGCTGTGGCTCTTCGTCGTGCCGGCCATTCATCCACGCACCCGCCGGATGGTCTACGCCTTCATTATTCCTTCGCTGCTGCTGGCGCTGCTCGGCTTGGCCTTTGCCCATTTCGTGGTGATTCCGCGCGTCGTCGCCGCGCTGCTGCACATCACCGACGCCGTCGCGACGCCGACCTTCGGCGTCGCCTCCACGCTGAACTTCGTCATCGTCCTGCTCGCGCTCTTCGCGATCATCTTCCAAACGCCGATCGTGCTGATCGGCCTGGCACGCCTGGGGATCGTCAGCGCGGCAACGCTCAAACACTACCGCCGTCACGCGCTCTTCGGCTTCTTTGTTGCCGGCGGCCTCGCGGCCCCGGACGGTAATCCGTTAACGATGGCGCTGCTGGCGCTGCCGATGTACGTGCTCTACGAGCTTTCGATCTGGATCATCGTTCCGCTCGAACGCCGCTGGAAAACGGCTTGA
- a CDS encoding twin-arginine translocase TatA/TatE family subunit, which yields MTLHPLLAIIDAPIIIGILVVGALLFGADKLPKLARSAGQAKKEFLMGQAEADEAAAKAREEARMRAATASADVMDNVEIGSSTGDAIPPPTPGRGTPSS from the coding sequence ATGACGCTACATCCGCTTCTCGCAATCATCGACGCGCCGATCATCATCGGAATCCTCGTCGTCGGAGCACTCCTCTTTGGTGCCGACAAGCTTCCCAAGCTCGCCCGCAGCGCCGGCCAAGCCAAAAAAGAATTCTTGATGGGGCAGGCCGAGGCCGACGAGGCCGCGGCCAAAGCACGCGAAGAAGCACGCATGCGAGCCGCTACGGCATCGGCCGACGTGATGGATAACGTCGAGATCGGCTCGTCGACCGGCGACGCCATCCCGCCGCCCACGCCCGGGCGGGGCACGCCGAGCTCGTAA